Within Metabacillus schmidteae, the genomic segment ACCGTCAGGGGTCGACCGGTTAACACTTCAAAAAGTAAAAGAGGTGTTAAGTACTCTCGACTCAGGAATCTCCATTGAGGAAATGGGAGAAAAAATGGGTGCTTCACGAACAACTGCAAGAAGATATTTGGAATATCTTGTCTCCGTTAATGTTTGTATAGCAAAGCATGAATATGGCATTGTCGGCAGACCTGAAAGAAAATACTATTTAAAAAAATAATGGTTGAGGTAATAACATGAAGTCAAAACCGTTGCTTGTATTGACACTATTTTTCCTGCTTTTGATCGGTTGTTCAAATGAGGAAGATATGAAAAAATACGTTGATGATGAAGTGACAATCATTGCACCTAGTTCTCCGGGCGGAGGCTGGGATTCAACCGCTAGGGCCATCCAAGAGATTCTCGTGCAGGAAAACTTATTACAGGATATACAAGTGATCAATAAGATTGGTGCAGGGGGAGAATTAGGGTGGAAATATACCTATCAACAACAAGAAAATGTACTGGCGATAAATTCAAGCTTAATCATTACAAATCATTTACTAGGTCAAAGCAAATTAACATTTAAGGATTTTACCCCGATTGCCACTCTTGCGAAAGAATGGGAAGTGGTTATGGTAGCAAAACATTCTAAAATTAATCACGCAAAAACATTATTATCTGAAATAAAACAAGCACCTAAAACATATAAAATAGGAATTTCTCCGAGATTGGGGAATGATGATCAGCTTTCATTTGTTTTAGCAAGTAAACAGTATGGAATTGACCCTAATAACCTGCAATTCAAAATCTATGAGAATAGTGATGAAGTAGTCAAAGCACTGGTTTCAGACGAAATACAAGTAACCACTATGTCCATTTCAGAAGCAAAAAAATATGATGATCTTGATCAAGTGAAGCTGCTTGTCATTTCTTCAGATAAAAGATTGAAGGAATTACCTGAACTTCCAACATGGAGAGAGGAAGGAATTGATCTTGTGTTTCAACACTGGAGGGGAGTGATGGGGCCTCCTAATATGTCAAAAGAAGAGATTGAATTTTGGGATCATGTTTTCAGT encodes:
- a CDS encoding tripartite tricarboxylate transporter substrate binding protein: MKSKPLLVLTLFFLLLIGCSNEEDMKKYVDDEVTIIAPSSPGGGWDSTARAIQEILVQENLLQDIQVINKIGAGGELGWKYTYQQQENVLAINSSLIITNHLLGQSKLTFKDFTPIATLAKEWEVVMVAKHSKINHAKTLLSEIKQAPKTYKIGISPRLGNDDQLSFVLASKQYGIDPNNLQFKIYENSDEVVKALVSDEIQVTTMSISEAKKYDDLDQVKLLVISSDKRLKELPELPTWREEGIDLVFQHWRGVMGPPNMSKEEIEFWDHVFSQMVKTKAWEKTLDHYMWEDFYKNSDETYKYLEEQSMMYEELMGVH